The Verrucomicrobium spinosum DSM 4136 = JCM 18804 genome includes a region encoding these proteins:
- a CDS encoding tetratricopeptide repeat protein, which yields MLKPTTSFILLLLWWLSFALSHQATAQDATELTPTELFNVARTAFDSGDWAKAETLFAKFIDTYGAVAETAEAARRLKPLLVSAKLRQKKYAETLPLLEEVLKDPQLDPGSSDELAFWKGICQFQVQDFDAAQKAFGEFYGEKLPYVLRLNDAQRHVHAGRRTESVLLYGMCFLMKDDFKGAASFYGRQIASLRQVNREAAGRATVLRLHALLECNDRAEALVLVKETAAHVQDITQAVAYQVLCLQLGAGLLEDGQFYESIYVLQRIGSREKILSSQKASQALFTSRLEIARKTPGQEYLAFQYESLITRIQRELDQFEKMESFDAALRLRVATGYRELGRYRECALILEEMLHGLPQDEVVKKASLSLVQCWMEINRWDKAVAAADEWLEKFGSAGSDPEVPVVMHLKAVALHAGLKANDAELVFATVHQKHPQHALAPQCLFMEGICLLEQDLNREALDAFAEVPKRFPAATAVVEDAWYWGGMSLSLDKQHAAARSRMEDYLKRYTEKGAHAAEARFRIAFSSFGLSEHARAINELGAFLKREPGTLMAEEAKLLLGDALGAEGRIDEALRAYAEVNPKLNARFAEEAVFRTGNIYKLAERFDEMQDHFSVFVRNHPRSARVAEAVYWLSWIHDTTGHREEARKAAWDAVAAHGNDPEARGVEDVLAGMARLYPGGEGKTELKQRLDVLAGDARGRKQEVLAMRLEWASAMSRQREDADSARQQLAAMSSRINPRVQSSRIAVDVADALRESGRLPLASAHYREIRKWHPRALEKDRVFLGLGLIAVQENLPEEALKAFARFERETAGSPLLAQLAFTKGGLYTGLRRYPEAQGEFERLLQMPTAPRKLKAEAILQLGDLQVSQKQDLKATAYYERVYVSYGKYVPVVASAYLKRAEALERLSEPAKALEVYRELALREDLKGTPEQSTAMKRLDAGHPGWRNPPSEAAPPPTTAASP from the coding sequence ATGCTGAAGCCCACCACCTCCTTCATCCTGCTCCTGTTGTGGTGGCTCTCTTTCGCACTGTCCCATCAGGCAACAGCCCAGGATGCGACGGAACTCACGCCCACGGAGCTCTTCAATGTCGCCCGTACGGCATTTGACTCCGGAGACTGGGCAAAGGCCGAGACCCTTTTTGCCAAATTCATCGACACCTATGGTGCGGTGGCGGAGACCGCTGAGGCAGCCAGGCGGCTGAAGCCCCTGCTGGTGAGCGCCAAGCTCAGGCAGAAGAAGTACGCCGAGACGCTGCCGCTGCTGGAGGAAGTGCTCAAAGATCCGCAACTGGACCCCGGCTCGAGTGATGAGCTCGCCTTCTGGAAAGGCATCTGCCAGTTCCAGGTGCAGGACTTTGATGCAGCCCAGAAGGCTTTTGGCGAATTCTATGGGGAGAAGTTGCCCTATGTCTTGCGGCTCAACGACGCCCAACGCCACGTCCATGCCGGACGCAGGACGGAGTCGGTGCTGCTCTATGGCATGTGCTTTCTCATGAAGGACGACTTCAAAGGGGCCGCCTCGTTCTATGGCCGCCAGATTGCCAGCCTTCGTCAGGTCAACCGCGAGGCCGCCGGGCGCGCCACGGTGTTGAGGCTTCACGCACTGCTGGAGTGCAATGATCGCGCGGAGGCCCTTGTACTGGTGAAAGAGACGGCCGCTCATGTACAGGACATCACCCAGGCCGTGGCCTATCAGGTGTTGTGTCTGCAACTCGGAGCAGGGCTGCTCGAAGACGGCCAGTTCTATGAGTCCATTTACGTGCTGCAGCGCATCGGTTCGCGGGAAAAAATCCTCAGCTCTCAAAAGGCCTCTCAAGCCTTGTTTACCAGCCGGCTGGAGATCGCCCGCAAAACCCCGGGGCAGGAGTATCTGGCCTTTCAGTATGAGTCTCTCATCACCCGCATTCAGCGGGAGCTGGACCAGTTCGAGAAGATGGAGAGCTTCGATGCCGCCTTGAGGCTGAGGGTGGCCACCGGCTACCGCGAGCTCGGCAGATATCGCGAGTGTGCTCTCATACTGGAAGAGATGCTCCACGGCCTGCCTCAAGACGAGGTTGTCAAGAAAGCCTCCTTGAGCCTCGTCCAGTGCTGGATGGAAATCAACCGATGGGACAAGGCCGTCGCAGCGGCAGATGAATGGCTTGAAAAATTCGGCTCGGCAGGTTCTGATCCCGAGGTCCCGGTCGTGATGCATCTCAAGGCCGTCGCCCTTCACGCCGGTCTCAAGGCCAATGATGCAGAGCTGGTCTTCGCCACCGTGCACCAGAAGCACCCCCAACATGCCCTGGCACCGCAGTGCCTGTTCATGGAGGGAATCTGCCTGCTTGAGCAGGATCTCAACCGGGAGGCGCTGGATGCGTTTGCTGAAGTGCCAAAGCGCTTCCCTGCCGCTACCGCGGTGGTGGAGGATGCCTGGTACTGGGGCGGCATGTCACTTTCCCTTGATAAGCAGCATGCTGCTGCCAGATCCCGCATGGAGGACTATTTGAAGCGCTACACGGAGAAAGGGGCTCACGCCGCCGAGGCCCGCTTTCGCATTGCATTCTCTTCATTCGGCCTCTCGGAACATGCCCGTGCCATCAACGAATTGGGCGCTTTCCTCAAGAGGGAACCCGGCACTCTCATGGCCGAGGAGGCAAAGCTGCTGCTGGGGGATGCCCTGGGGGCGGAAGGCCGTATCGATGAGGCGCTCAGGGCCTATGCTGAGGTGAACCCGAAGCTGAATGCCCGCTTCGCGGAAGAGGCAGTGTTCCGCACGGGGAACATCTACAAGCTGGCGGAGAGGTTCGATGAAATGCAAGACCACTTCAGCGTGTTCGTGCGGAACCACCCACGGAGTGCGCGCGTGGCCGAGGCGGTTTACTGGCTTTCCTGGATCCACGACACCACCGGACACAGGGAGGAGGCACGCAAGGCCGCCTGGGACGCCGTGGCGGCCCACGGCAACGACCCTGAAGCCAGGGGGGTGGAGGACGTTCTGGCGGGCATGGCACGGCTCTACCCCGGTGGTGAGGGAAAGACCGAGCTGAAGCAGCGTCTGGACGTGCTGGCAGGCGATGCCCGCGGGCGCAAGCAGGAGGTGCTGGCCATGCGTCTGGAGTGGGCTTCTGCCATGTCAAGACAGAGGGAGGATGCTGACAGTGCCCGGCAACAGCTCGCCGCCATGTCCTCCCGGATCAATCCACGGGTACAAAGCTCCCGCATCGCCGTGGACGTCGCGGACGCGTTGCGGGAGTCCGGCCGGCTGCCCCTGGCATCCGCCCACTACCGCGAGATTCGAAAGTGGCATCCCCGCGCCCTCGAAAAGGACCGCGTCTTCCTGGGCCTGGGGCTGATAGCCGTTCAGGAAAACCTGCCTGAGGAGGCACTGAAGGCTTTTGCACGGTTCGAGAGGGAAACCGCTGGCTCACCGCTTCTGGCGCAACTGGCCTTCACTAAAGGAGGGCTCTACACCGGGCTGCGGCGTTACCCCGAAGCCCAGGGGGAGTTCGAAAGGCTCCTCCAGATGCCCACCGCGCCACGGAAGTTGAAGGCGGAGGCCATTCTCCAGCTGGGTGACCTCCAGGTTTCCCAGAAGCAGGATCTCAAGGCCACCGCCTACTATGAGCGCGTCTATGTGTCATACGGAAAGTACGTGCCCGTCGTCGCCTCAGCCTACCTCAAGCGGGCGGAGGCACTGGAACGGCTTTCAGAGCCGGCCAAGGCCCTGGAAGTGTATCGGGAGCTCGCCCTGCGGGAGGATCTGAAGGGAACGCCCGAGCAGAGCACAGCCATGAAGCGCCTGGACGCGGGTCACCCCGGATGGCGGAACCCGCCTTCTGAGGCAGCCCCACCCCCCACCACTGCTGCAAGCCCATGA
- a CDS encoding prepilin-type N-terminal cleavage/methylation domain-containing protein, with protein sequence MILHPLRPLRGFTLVEIMVAASVSSVLLLLLVQVLGSSQDLWVNLRRKTDAAQETRSLLGLIRSDIKAMFTRGDRKKGLVPFYIIPGGPGSPSEISFLAVQDQLSQDPSSQAATTPKSDLCIISYKLDTAHPDRPLVRTFSDSNATYKAVKARIDGFINAAAPTVEPQVPTTPSLADQPWKEASIPSGTGTSVPEAVSENLGMRVMAFEVVPMRLRRQVASPTGAPMTPLQLQNILTGRIAGVATDPWPRPNLSPEHAGQLPKTAEYDPDYSAPDVIEVRLVVADAAKLARMTPSTIATLGTNAQRDISDGKLDGFAGADQVLTPAELQGLSFANTSVAINKP encoded by the coding sequence ATGATTCTTCATCCCCTGCGCCCGCTCCGTGGTTTCACCCTGGTGGAAATCATGGTCGCAGCATCGGTATCCTCAGTACTCCTACTCCTGCTCGTGCAAGTGCTGGGTTCTTCACAGGATCTGTGGGTGAACCTGCGACGCAAGACCGACGCAGCTCAGGAGACCCGGTCCCTGCTCGGCCTTATTCGGTCGGACATCAAAGCCATGTTCACCCGTGGAGACCGCAAGAAAGGCCTGGTTCCGTTCTATATCATTCCCGGCGGCCCGGGCAGCCCTTCTGAGATCTCCTTCCTGGCTGTTCAAGATCAGCTTTCCCAAGATCCCTCCTCCCAGGCGGCCACCACGCCCAAGAGCGATCTTTGCATCATTTCTTACAAGCTCGACACCGCTCACCCGGACCGCCCGCTGGTCCGCACTTTCAGTGACAGCAACGCCACCTACAAAGCGGTGAAGGCGCGCATTGATGGCTTCATCAATGCAGCCGCGCCCACCGTCGAACCTCAGGTGCCCACGACTCCAAGTCTGGCCGACCAGCCTTGGAAAGAGGCCAGCATCCCCTCAGGCACGGGCACCTCCGTACCGGAGGCAGTTTCCGAGAACCTCGGGATGCGCGTCATGGCCTTCGAGGTGGTTCCCATGAGACTGCGCCGGCAGGTTGCCTCACCCACGGGTGCCCCCATGACACCGTTGCAATTGCAGAACATCCTGACGGGGCGAATTGCTGGTGTAGCCACCGATCCCTGGCCCCGGCCCAACCTTTCCCCGGAGCATGCGGGCCAGTTGCCCAAGACGGCTGAATACGACCCCGACTACTCTGCGCCAGATGTCATCGAAGTCCGCCTCGTCGTCGCAGATGCCGCCAAACTGGCCCGCATGACGCCTTCCACCATTGCCACGCTCGGCACCAATGCCCAGCGGGACATCAGCGATGGCAAGCTGGATGGATTTGCCGGTGCTGACCAGGTGCTCACTCCTGCTGAGCTTCAGGGTCTCTCTTTCGCCAATACTTCCGTCGCCATCAACAAACCATGA
- a CDS encoding FAD-dependent oxidoreductase, with amino-acid sequence MILCAAQLRLIPLLAASAFSITCATAATYEYDVVVYGGSPAGIAASIQAARMGRKVALIEPTRHLGGQLTNGGSVMEPKYSHLVGGIAREFHHRIWNWYADETHWTFQKHDSFAGFAPVTSEPDNRRMWTCEPHVAGRVLDDMLREARVHVVLGRSLHPQDGVAKEERRLTSIHLGRDEVYAGKFFLDASYDGQLMAQAGVTFRTGREANVTYGETLNGIRPVDADGKWAKWKIDAHVIEGNAKSPLLPGVAASAAGEAGADCPAPPTATLVLCVTREAANRLPWPKPAKYDIAEYELLLRVAGKLDAKSLFTLEPLPNGKARLTPGLELAPLFNTVPAELFSSDLQTRRKIMRHHRDHMMGLFWTLANDGRVPEQVRKQLQEIGLCRDEWRDSGSWPSPSSIPGTRRLVGSTVLTEKHLRGEESTEDPVAMNFGSVQLSPSLPYVTKGDRIAIEAPAMMELQPQPVGLQVLLPKSEECTNLLVPVCVSTSYVAEAAFRNEVVLMVLGQSAGTAAALAVEHKVDVIDLEYPLLRSRLLADGQVLEDEPLRQEVQQKVTREKAAADSVLSDLDRKTKERTNARAEAQEKRKQQEALR; translated from the coding sequence ATGATTCTTTGCGCAGCCCAACTTCGCCTGATCCCGCTGCTGGCGGCATCTGCATTTAGCATCACCTGTGCAACCGCAGCCACCTATGAATATGACGTGGTGGTCTATGGCGGCAGCCCCGCAGGCATTGCGGCGAGCATTCAAGCCGCACGTATGGGGCGGAAGGTGGCACTGATCGAACCCACCCGTCATCTGGGAGGCCAGCTCACGAACGGCGGCTCCGTCATGGAGCCAAAGTACTCCCATCTGGTCGGAGGGATTGCCCGCGAGTTCCATCATCGCATCTGGAACTGGTACGCTGACGAAACCCACTGGACCTTCCAGAAGCACGACTCCTTTGCAGGGTTCGCTCCCGTAACATCTGAACCAGACAACCGTCGGATGTGGACCTGCGAACCCCATGTGGCGGGGCGGGTGCTGGATGACATGCTTCGCGAAGCCCGGGTTCACGTCGTTTTGGGACGCTCCCTGCATCCGCAAGACGGTGTGGCAAAAGAGGAACGACGTCTCACTTCGATTCACCTTGGACGTGACGAGGTGTATGCAGGCAAGTTCTTCCTCGATGCCAGCTACGATGGCCAACTCATGGCACAGGCGGGCGTGACATTCCGCACCGGCAGGGAGGCCAATGTGACTTATGGGGAAACGCTCAACGGTATCCGTCCCGTCGATGCCGACGGAAAATGGGCCAAGTGGAAGATCGACGCCCATGTCATTGAAGGAAATGCCAAAAGTCCGCTCCTCCCTGGCGTCGCCGCCTCCGCCGCTGGCGAAGCAGGCGCCGACTGCCCTGCCCCTCCAACAGCCACGCTGGTGCTTTGTGTGACCAGAGAAGCTGCGAACCGCCTGCCCTGGCCCAAGCCTGCAAAGTACGACATCGCAGAGTACGAACTGCTCCTCCGTGTGGCGGGAAAGCTGGATGCCAAATCACTGTTTACCCTTGAACCTCTCCCCAATGGCAAGGCGAGGTTGACTCCGGGACTGGAGCTGGCTCCTCTATTCAACACTGTCCCGGCAGAACTTTTTTCCTCCGACCTCCAGACCAGACGCAAGATCATGCGCCACCACCGGGACCATATGATGGGCCTGTTCTGGACCCTCGCCAATGACGGGCGCGTTCCTGAACAGGTGCGCAAGCAGTTGCAGGAGATAGGTCTGTGCCGGGATGAATGGCGAGACAGCGGATCCTGGCCCTCCCCATCCAGCATTCCCGGCACGCGCCGACTTGTTGGATCCACGGTGCTGACTGAAAAACATCTCCGCGGTGAGGAATCCACCGAAGACCCAGTGGCTATGAACTTTGGCAGCGTCCAGTTGAGCCCCTCGCTGCCCTACGTCACCAAGGGCGACCGCATCGCGATTGAGGCACCCGCCATGATGGAGCTCCAACCCCAGCCTGTCGGCCTTCAGGTGTTGTTGCCTAAATCCGAAGAGTGCACCAATCTGCTCGTTCCGGTGTGTGTGAGCACCTCCTACGTGGCAGAGGCGGCATTCCGTAATGAAGTGGTCCTCATGGTGCTGGGGCAAAGTGCAGGCACCGCAGCCGCCCTGGCTGTCGAGCACAAGGTGGATGTGATTGATTTGGAATACCCACTGCTCCGGTCGCGACTCCTGGCCGACGGGCAGGTGCTTGAGGACGAACCGCTGCGGCAGGAGGTGCAGCAGAAAGTGACCCGTGAAAAGGCCGCAGCCGACTCCGTCTTGAGCGATCTGGATCGCAAAACCAAGGAAAGAACGAACGCCCGGGCCGAGGCCCAGGAAAAACGCAAACAGCAGGAGGCGCTCCGCTAG
- a CDS encoding type II secretion system protein translates to MKLPSPASSPQRRKRSQNGFTLIATIMILALLVVMLVGSFSTNTTELAVSRSHFNDYRTTLAVESAFRAATRKAFRQIEKSGDFVVFRRQQTGSSASHLRPVVYLTAAYDPATNQWQYQPLISGAKTTLSTSALVPRPGGNTLETAVMDTGEKFSDFAKFVPGTGAGGWSDTPLAPRWEYLDFRSEAAGTAPLSANPNDPRAKGQDLRVRYCYWVEDLAGKLDGDLVGNTSGPNLTHLRGQPARNEDQLRQVALFTLFPPTPGIPGTTFPNLDNSTTSTQDNDLINKRHYALTNETIKQIGMSSTAAELMLKKNINFSMPAGVEHEVIPRKASIASSMWGKPKLAINKLIERAESDTSATGSGERHAAITELAEHIKSSLPNFARTRAGGNVMNTGLNSAYQGAPYGKLMTEDEYVYSLAANIIDYADRDQTPSVDPSWVRSTTTTGYGPGDINVPKYRGIDLQPYCVGYATRFLNSAWDDSSVTMQVSVWVALWNPTDREIEGDLEVRFTEGRTVVNCMLQGENIAGGSRPALPHLNLPVKHISLGPNECIHVPWYDVHTLRATGLAKSRIQDPNFRMCPDDAAGIQSLFDGGYQIFWNGKLADRTRRPDNINRPYRQPGSTNDKAGLGKWFFASSGIGDSSQPAGDPRGTLYTAGLASSGGDASGNRGYYYREAKYINNCFWGGGAVKSTFGDSFNPAQWLSDPGHQTQPNQFNIAPLETETPDIHLQKRPVTTPPLPEKAPSHVKHPVDDYPANYTGPGYYESLGELGFVFDPNAWTRVTGGGSPHFQGGGSTLRIGSVELTPFNSPGTRASDLLDILCLDEKKTFKGLVNVNSTSPEVIRSLVAGVEIRSERAMVNGVETSTDGIVRNGGVTGGSVFHPCSNINTGAGSVLAKGISDLAAANPGTVLATPGDLSALMVANPSSPSTQIPYFGNVNTWPTVATADIPSPPTMRPVPSGADPGLDDRGREEFFRRLLPLVTFQSRTFRMYLVTQVLDKNSNVVGMRPKVMDILLEPIYDTAGKVIGQDVQIAYERNL, encoded by the coding sequence ATGAAGCTGCCATCCCCTGCGTCATCACCGCAGCGCCGAAAGCGAAGCCAGAACGGCTTCACCCTCATCGCCACGATCATGATCCTGGCGCTTCTTGTCGTGATGCTCGTGGGGTCGTTCTCCACCAACACCACCGAACTGGCGGTCTCACGATCACACTTCAACGACTACCGGACCACCCTGGCCGTGGAATCTGCCTTCCGCGCTGCGACCAGGAAGGCGTTTCGGCAAATTGAAAAGTCCGGTGACTTCGTGGTGTTCCGCCGTCAGCAGACCGGCTCGTCCGCCTCCCACCTGCGTCCGGTAGTCTATCTCACAGCCGCTTACGATCCTGCTACCAACCAGTGGCAATATCAGCCGCTGATCAGCGGTGCCAAAACCACGCTGTCCACCTCCGCTCTCGTGCCCAGACCCGGTGGCAACACCCTGGAAACAGCCGTGATGGATACCGGTGAAAAGTTCAGTGACTTTGCCAAGTTCGTCCCTGGCACCGGTGCTGGAGGCTGGTCGGACACGCCACTGGCGCCTCGCTGGGAGTATCTCGACTTTCGCTCTGAAGCGGCAGGCACAGCCCCCCTTTCCGCGAACCCCAATGATCCAAGGGCCAAGGGGCAGGATCTGCGGGTGCGGTACTGCTACTGGGTGGAGGATCTGGCCGGCAAACTCGATGGCGATCTCGTAGGCAACACCAGCGGACCAAACCTTACCCACCTGCGTGGCCAACCAGCGAGGAACGAGGATCAACTTCGCCAGGTGGCCCTCTTCACACTCTTTCCTCCGACACCGGGCATACCGGGGACCACGTTCCCCAATCTGGACAACAGCACCACCTCTACGCAGGACAATGACCTGATCAACAAGCGGCACTATGCGCTGACCAATGAGACCATCAAACAGATCGGCATGAGCTCCACAGCGGCCGAGTTGATGCTCAAGAAGAACATTAACTTCAGCATGCCAGCTGGCGTGGAGCATGAGGTCATTCCAAGAAAGGCAAGCATTGCTTCCTCGATGTGGGGCAAACCCAAACTCGCCATCAACAAACTCATCGAAAGGGCTGAAAGCGACACCTCGGCCACAGGCTCTGGTGAACGCCACGCTGCCATCACCGAACTGGCGGAACACATCAAGAGCTCGCTGCCCAACTTCGCCAGGACCCGAGCCGGAGGCAACGTGATGAACACCGGCCTCAACAGTGCTTATCAAGGTGCGCCCTACGGCAAGCTCATGACGGAGGACGAGTATGTTTACTCCCTCGCTGCGAACATCATCGACTACGCAGACCGGGACCAGACACCCTCTGTGGATCCATCCTGGGTCAGGAGCACGACCACTACCGGCTATGGTCCTGGCGACATCAATGTACCCAAATATCGCGGCATCGATCTCCAGCCTTATTGCGTGGGCTATGCCACCCGGTTCCTAAACTCCGCCTGGGACGACTCCTCCGTCACCATGCAGGTCTCCGTATGGGTAGCCCTGTGGAATCCCACGGACCGTGAAATCGAAGGAGACCTGGAGGTGCGGTTCACAGAAGGCCGTACGGTGGTGAACTGCATGCTCCAGGGCGAGAACATCGCCGGTGGAAGCCGCCCGGCGCTGCCCCATCTCAATCTGCCGGTGAAACACATCAGTCTGGGGCCCAACGAGTGCATCCATGTGCCCTGGTACGATGTTCATACGCTGAGGGCAACTGGACTGGCCAAGAGCCGCATCCAAGACCCCAACTTCCGGATGTGTCCAGACGATGCGGCAGGGATCCAGTCTCTCTTCGACGGCGGATATCAAATCTTCTGGAACGGCAAACTGGCCGACCGTACCCGCAGACCTGACAATATCAACCGCCCCTACAGACAGCCAGGCAGCACGAATGACAAAGCTGGACTGGGCAAATGGTTCTTCGCCAGCTCTGGCATTGGCGACAGTTCGCAACCCGCGGGCGATCCGCGTGGCACGCTCTACACGGCGGGACTGGCATCCAGCGGCGGTGATGCATCTGGCAACCGAGGCTACTACTACCGGGAGGCCAAGTACATCAACAACTGCTTCTGGGGCGGTGGCGCGGTGAAGAGCACCTTCGGAGACAGCTTCAATCCTGCTCAATGGCTGAGCGACCCTGGACATCAGACCCAGCCCAACCAGTTCAATATAGCACCACTGGAAACCGAGACACCGGACATTCACCTACAGAAGCGACCGGTGACAACGCCCCCTCTCCCCGAAAAAGCGCCTTCTCATGTGAAGCACCCAGTAGACGACTATCCAGCGAACTACACGGGCCCTGGATACTACGAGTCGCTTGGTGAGTTGGGGTTTGTCTTCGATCCCAACGCCTGGACCCGTGTCACGGGCGGTGGATCCCCACACTTTCAAGGTGGTGGCAGCACGCTTCGCATCGGCTCTGTAGAACTGACCCCGTTTAACAGTCCCGGAACACGGGCCTCAGATCTTCTGGACATCCTCTGCCTGGATGAAAAGAAGACCTTCAAGGGTCTGGTGAATGTCAACAGCACCTCACCGGAAGTCATCCGCTCTCTTGTCGCAGGAGTCGAAATTCGCAGTGAGCGCGCCATGGTCAACGGAGTGGAAACCTCGACCGACGGCATCGTTCGCAATGGTGGAGTGACCGGTGGCTCGGTGTTCCACCCCTGTAGCAACATCAACACCGGAGCGGGCAGCGTTCTGGCCAAGGGCATTTCCGATCTGGCCGCCGCCAACCCGGGTACCGTGCTCGCCACACCGGGTGATCTCTCCGCGCTCATGGTTGCCAATCCTTCTTCACCCAGCACGCAGATCCCCTATTTCGGAAATGTGAACACGTGGCCGACTGTAGCCACGGCCGACATTCCCAGCCCTCCCACCATGCGGCCGGTGCCAAGTGGCGCAGACCCGGGCCTGGATGATCGCGGTCGGGAGGAGTTCTTCCGTCGCCTCCTGCCGCTGGTCACCTTTCAGAGCCGGACCTTCAGGATGTATCTGGTCACGCAGGTGCTGGACAAGAACAGCAATGTGGTCGGCATGCGCCCCAAAGTCATGGATATTCTCCTAGAACCCATATACGACACCGCTGGCAAAGTCATCGGTCAGGACGTTCAGATCGCCTATGAAAGAAACCTTTGA